A stretch of Lathyrus oleraceus cultivar Zhongwan6 chromosome 6, CAAS_Psat_ZW6_1.0, whole genome shotgun sequence DNA encodes these proteins:
- the LOC127091183 gene encoding probable pectate lyase 4, whose translation MVSQSTNHVLWHFTLTIFIVILFNPKLSYAEQSKLMDLNTNMIDHCWRQNPEWRRHRQQIATCSIGYVGKMTNNIGKELIHYKVTDPNDDPINPKFGTLRYGASVIQGKVWITFQKNMNIRLVKPLLISSFTTIDGRGVNIHIANNACLMIFKATNIIIHSIRIHHCKAQSPGMVMGPNGKVIHLGPVDGDAIRLITASKIWIDHNTLYNCEDGLLDVTRGSSNVTISNNWFREQDKVMLLGHDDGYVRDRNMKVTVVYNHFGPNCNQRMPRIRHGYAHVANNLYLGWVQYAIGGSMGPSLKSEANLFIAPKVGSKEVTWRNVGKTNGNQWEFHSVRDGFENGASFAVTEGGRVPKPNYSKEQSFKVVNVKYVRSLTRSSGAFQCSKTFIC comes from the exons ATGGTATCTCAAAGTACCAATCATGTCCTATGGCATTTCACTTTGACTATTTTCATTGTTATCCTTTTCAATCCAAAACTCAGTTATGCCGAACAATCTAAACTAATGGATTTGAATACGAACATGATTGATCATTGTTGGAGGCAAAATCCCGAATGGAGGAGGCATAGGCAACAAATAGCAACTTGCTCTATAGGTTATGTTGGAAAAATGACAAACAACATTGGTAAAGAACTCATACATTATAAAGTTACTGATCCAAATGATGACCCTATAAACCCTAAATTTGGAACATTGAGATATGGAGCCTCTGTAATTCAAGGTAAAGTATGGATCACATTTCAAAAGAACATGAACATTAGACTTGTGAAACCCCTTCTCATTAGTAGTTTCACTACCATTGATGGTCGCGGTGTCAATATCCATATTGCTAACAATGCATGTTTGATGATATTCAAG GCCACCAATATAATCATTCATAGCATTCGAATCCATCACTGCAAAGCTCAATCTCCAGGGATGGTGATGGGGCCTAATGGAAAGGTAATTCATTTGGGTCCCGTTGATGGAGATGCAATAAGATTGATTACCGCTTCAAAAATTTGGATTGATCATAATACACTTTATAATTGTGAAGATGGTCTTCTTGATGTCACTAGAGGTTCTAGTAACGTGACTATATCCAATAATTGGTTTAGAGAACAAGATAAGGTTATGCTTCTTGGTCATGATGATGGGTACGTGAGAGACAGAAACATGAAGGTTACTGTTGTGTACAACCATTTTGGACCTAACTGCAATCAACGAATGCCTAG GATTCGTCATGGATATGCACATGTAGCCAACAATCTTTATTTAGGATGGGTGCAATATGCTATTGGTGGAAGTATGGGACCTAGTCTAAAAAGTGAGGCTAACCTCTTCATAGCACCAAAAGTTGGGAGTAAGGAG GTGACATGGAGAAACGTTGGTAAAACAAATGGCAACCAATGGGAATTTCATTCAGTAAGAGATGGATTTGAAAATGGAGCCTCATTTGCAGTAACAGAAGGTGGACGTGTGCCAAAGCCGAATTATAGCAAAGAACAAAGTTTTAAAGTTGTTAATGTTAAATATGTTAGATCGTTGACAAGATCATCCGGCGCATTTCAATGTAGTAAAACCTTTATATGTTGA